The Sciurus carolinensis chromosome 5, mSciCar1.2, whole genome shotgun sequence genome segment ACTGTCATTCTGTGTGGTAGATGAACACAGAGAAAGATACAGAGGGCCTTACAGGGTTGGGAGGGAGGTCATATAGACTGGTTCCCACATGGGAAGCCCAGGCTTTCCATCCCAACAGAAACTGATTGATGCGGGAGAGAACCAGCCCTCTCCAGGTCTGCTTCTGCCAAATGTTGCCACCTGGCTTTGGTATAGAGGGCCTTCAATTAGCATTTGTTCACTCACCATTGTCTCATGTCAGAATGACCTTTGTTTACCATATGAAAATTCATTCCCAGGAAGCTCTACAGGGTAAGTTTTATGTAACTAGTGAGGAAAGGATCTCAGATAAATGTTCCACTCTCCTTGATTGACTGGGGCCATTGACAAGCTGCTTTCTCTAGAGGGGAGTCTCTGGTCTTAGAAGTCATGTAACccttctattttaaaaaggagaatctGCCACCCAGAGAGGTTAGGAAATTTTCCAAAAGTTCTAACAGCTAGCCACAGGTACAAGTCCCTAAACTTAAATGAGCTACTAATATGTGTTCTTTTGCAACCCACAGCAGTCTGTACAGATGTTAATTATTACTATGGCTACGGTGCCACCCTGGAAACATATCCCCAACACAGAACCAACTAGCATGATTCAGGGAAACAATTCCCCACCCTACCCTACCCTCAACATGGAATAGGTTCTGCAGTTGTTATAATTCTTACCACTTCCCTTATACTGCTTATTTCTCTCCACAGGCACCTGCTAACTACAGTTTGTTAATTTATTGAATTGTGAATTTATTGAATGGTGAATCTGTCCCAGATTTTCTCCAGTCAACAAAGAAGGTCTCCACGTGCTTTTTGTCTCACAGTATTCTCTATTCTTGAATAAAAACCGATATCCTGTAGCTGCTCTCTGGACTCACGTCTAATTTAAAACGAGTAATGTCCTGTATAATATGCGTGTTGCCTTTCCCGCTTCCATTATGCCCATATCGCTGTCTGTAGACCCCCGTGGCAGACAGACCAAGAAGCCCACCACTTTAGATACTCTCTTTAAAAGGCCCCATTCAACTTCCCGACTGTAGAGGTGATTGACCAACTCGGAGTCGACTCCTGAATTCCTAGCCTAAGCCGCTCTCTCGGGTCGTTGGACTTGATATTTTAAAGTACGTGAAAATTGGTGAAACCGCCCCCACCTCCTAAGGGTGTGTGCGTGGATGGGTTGTCTGATTACAAACATCGCGATCAGATTTTCACCCTCCAACTCTCCTTAGCGTTGCCATCATGGCTcttttcgttttgtttttaaCGAATTAGTAAGTAAGATGTTAACTGTTCATCCTGGAGCCTGCACCAACCACTTCTGCCCCCTGACGTTTGCTGCCCGGGCTGTCTCTTCGCAAGCAACCAGGGTTGGCAAGCGAGCTACTGGGATCCAAGTTGGTGGCTCGGTCCCTTCATCCGCATTTGTCTCCCGTATCCTGCGCACCAGAGGGCGGAAACGAGAAAGCGTCTGTGCCATGCGAAGGGCTACAGAAGCACAGGGCCTTTGAGCCAAGATATGCCCCCACCTCCAAAACTGCTCTGCCATACTTGGCAGTCGCAGGTGACTCGAGAAACAACCTCGGCCTCTTGCTGCTCGGAAACGGGGAAGTAAGAAGCACTAGTCATGGCTTTTGCCGTAGCCCTTTCTGGCCCGACGCCCACGTCGCGGCTGCCAGCGCTCAAGCATCTTTGGAAGAGGCATGGAGCGGCCAGCACTCCAACCCATCACCCCCATCTCCTTCGAAAGAGGCAGATCCAGCGTTTGCCCCCACCCGTACCCTTTCCCGCAGGAATAAACAATTTCCCGGACAAGCTTTTAACTGTTGAAATGTCATAGTGTAATTGGAGACAGCGGGTCGTGCCTAAGAGGTTCAGGTCACACCGGCTAAAAATAGAGCTGGGGGAATCTTGCCCCGGTGGATTCTTCTCATCTTAGGTGCGCACATTTACATAGAGCTTGGACTCTGCATTTTAGGGCTTTGGAATCCCCTCAGGGCTGGGCAGGGTACTTTCAGTACAGTGGGTTATTCGGAGTGTCAGGACCAGCCTCTGGCATTTGGattctggtttaaaaaaagaaaagaaaagaaaagaaattctcttcACCAAGCGGCAGTCCTCCTGGATGTCAGGAAATTCCCCAAGCTACCCTGACCAGAGGGCGTCTAGCTCCAGGCTCAGGGTGCAGCACCTTGCCTGGAGGCCCAGAGCTACAGGAACTGAGTCCTGGAAGCTCCCACCTGGTGTGCACCTGGTGCTCCTCCACCCAGAAGTGGCTCAGGTTTGGGATGCTggtgaccccccccccccccccgatcAGCTTTGCTTATCTCCACTCTTACTACTAGCAGGGAACGCCTGTGAGAAGGGAATGGAGAAAAGGGGTTCCTCCACTAAAACTCCTAGTCCATCTGGAGGGATTTATTTCTGTGGACCATCAGCCACACAACCAAGAGATCTTCTGGAcaattggtggtggtggtagtgcaTGTTGTTTTGTTGCCGCAGATAACCGAAAACTAAGTCGGTCACTAATGGAAGTCCTTGTCTTCAAAAAGACTCTACCTTTACTTTTTTACTCAGCTGTGTGGGAAGGACATGGAGGGTTTGGTTTTTGCCAACATAAGGCTAAGGTATTTGTTGGGGTCTGTTAGAGAGAGGAGCGCAGAGACACGTATGTGGGGGTGGTGTTGGAgacagaggtgggctcctcctccaTGATGCCGATGATATTCTTCCCCAGTGGACGTTCTAGCCGCCGGAACTGCCCAACTCAACTCTGGAGCCCGAGGTCGACAAGCTCTCCAGAGCAGGCCTACTCCACCTGGAAAGATTTCTGCAAACAGATTTCCCTCCATTTTATCAACACTATGGGGTACCACCTTCATCTCGGAGTCCACAACGCTCACCGTGAcacaaaatgaatattaataGTTTTATAACTGATGGTTTCCGAAGGCAgtccacacccccaccccagccgcCGCCCCAGGACCGACGTTCCGGAGAGACAAGAGGCCCACCCACTCCTGACCTTCAGGCTTGTCCAGCTTGGAGACACTCCCCCCGCCCCGCCACCACTACCCTTGAAGTGGAAGCTACATCGCCCGTCCCCACCAGGCGCCTTCCCAACGCTGGCCCTCGGAGGGGTTCTACCGGGTCCACCGCTCCCCTCCTGCGGCTTCCCAGAGCCCCGGACCAAGGCCAGCGCTTTCCTTTGCTAACTCCCGCTTCCGTAGGCGCCCCAGAGCGAGAAAGTCGCTTCCGCTCACATGTAAATGTCAGGTGCAGCAAATGaggtgggagaaggaaaacaaacaagcCGACAACCGCTGCGGAATAAAAGATCCTTTTTCCATCGTTTTGCTTTGCAGATCAGGCTTAGCAGGAGAGTGTGGGGGAACCAATAAGGGCTGGATAAGCgctctggaatccacaaaggctGGTGGTGTCGGCAGGCGGCAAAGCGAGTGAAGAATTGAAGCAGTGAGCTGGATAAATCGGGGCAAAGCACTacattacataaatattttggaGACGCGTGTACGTGTGGGTGGGTGGACAAAAGGGCCCATTACTCGTATGATTGCCTCAGTTCTCCACGTCCTTTTTGCGCGTTTGTGGACGCCGTTCCAGGCCCAAGTCAGCCTCCAGCGCAGCGCTCACAGCGCCGGGTCAGCCAGTTGTCCCGGGTCCCCAACTCACGCAACCTCTACAATCTGGAAGAGTCCGCATCGAGAAGGTCGGCAAGGCGCAGGTGGCCAATTTTCTTCACCTCGCCCAGGGCGGTGCGCAGTTCCTGCGCTGGCTGGCTGTGGAGCCGGCGCTCCAGCTCTCCAGGCACCGCCGCCCGGTCGCTGAGGCGCGCGGCAAGCACGAAGGGGAAGCCGAAACGCGCGCGGTACTGCGCGTTGAGCTTCGCCAGCTGCTGCCGCTCGTCTGCGCCCAGGCTTGTCAGGCCCGCGCCGCTTTGCTCCCGCTGCGATTCCGCAGAGAGAGTGCCCCGCTGCTGCTCGCGACCCGCCAGGTCCGGGTGGCAGCGCAGGATGCCCTCCTGTCCTGCGGAGAAACAGACATTCGGTGGGAGCGTGTTACCGCGCCTGCTCCGCGCCAAGCAGCTGGGAGGACCGGAGCGCTTCATGCTGCTCGCTCGGCTCCGCGGGGTCGCTGCTTGCAGACCCAGTCCGGCCCCCTACTCCGCCCCGCCCGGAAGGAGGTCGAGGGAGGGAAGTAGGGTCCCGGGATAGTGGTGTCCTGGAGGCGCAGGGACACCCACCGCACCCTCCCTTCTCACGAGCCCCGGATCTCGCGACCCTCTGTCCCCGAAATATTCGGTCCCCACCGGGACCGGGGGCGGGGCAGGAGTGACAAGTTTGTCCTTCGAGACCTTGGGGCAAGAAGAACGGAGGGGAGAAAGGGCGGCCACGGAGGCTCGGAATTTACGACCTGCTTGGGAGAGAGCAGGGACGCGATAAGAAGCCGAGCATTTCGTATCTTTTCAAAGTCCTTTGCTCTCAGGGGGGCTTTGATGTTGAAAGGGGCCGGACGCAAGGGCCTGAAGACTTCCTGCAAAAGCCCTGGAATGGGTTTCGTTCTGCTCCAAAGGAGAACAGGCAGGGGTGGGATAATATCCATGGGGCTTGGCAAATAAATGCCCAGGATTTTGTGACCCTAAGTGTGAGTCCTGGATATCTGGAATCAAGCATCCAAAGCGCCTCGGAGATTAACTGCAAAGAAACCCATTTCCAGCCGGAATTCCACAGCCCTTTGAATGAAATGGCTTTCCTCTTTTTAGGAAAATTATGCCCACCCACCCTGCTAGGGGGTTTATTCTCCTTCTCCCACTATAGATTCCTAAGAGTCTTCGGCAGAATGACTTCTCTTGAAAGAAGTCTTCTCATAACCTCTTAGGCCTAAAATTGGGAAACCCGGGTGTAATACCTGGAATTCCAATTCCTAACCCAGGCGTTTTCTCTGAGCCCTGGCTAATCTTTTCGCTTAGCACTCCAAAGAGAGAATTAGAATTCTCCAGTTTATGCAATATCTCAGATACAGTAAGCAGAGAGTGACCATCAGTTAAATTTGGGCAATGACACCTAACTTGCTGAGTTGTGAGGATTACAGACAATTCATTTACCCAAAGCACAGTGCCTCATGCCTAGTAAACATAAATAGTCATTATTATTAGTTGTAGTAAACCCAATGGAACTGGACCAAGGTACCACAGGAAGTCCCTGGCTCTTTCTATCTTAATAAGGCTATTGTCTGCCTTTGGCACGGGAATAGGTGTGAGGTTCTATTGGAAATAGGGAGCATTCAACACACCCTTTGATAAATTATATCTCGTCAAAGctgaaaagactttttttaaactttatttatgatGTAGCTCCCTCTTTTTCAAACTGTATGGTTTCTGCCCAATAAAAGGATGGTTGGGATTATGCTATCAAATCATGGACCAATGAGGGGGTAGAAAGAACTGAGGGAGTGGGTAGCATTTCAGTAAGAGTATTGGATGAAGGCTCAGAAAGGGTTAGGTGATTTGTCTAATGTCACTCGGCTTACATGCACCTGGACCATCACTCCAAATCGCAGTCGTTTTTAGGGGCCTGGTTGCCGTGCAAGGTTAAAGAGAGTTCAAAAAGAAACTCACCAATAATCCCACCTCTCTAACACCATTGCTTTCAACTCCTCCCATGGGTGTCCTGCCTCTTGGCCACTGCACGTTGGAGTAGTTCTCCTCTGCTCCCCGTGTCCAGCCTCGGCTGACCGGGTGGTGCGAAAACGTGGGTGTTAAATTCCCCACCCCGGGGGAGCTGCCCAACCCTGGGCCGGCGGTTGGCCGTGCCACGCCACGCGGCTCAGCGCCAGGATCCCGCACCCCACTCACCCGGGGCGACCACCCAGTCCTGGGACTAGCAAACCGCCCTGGCTGCGCGCAATAGGAAATGCGAGTTATGGGCGCCTTTGCCAGGACCAGCAGGACACCTCCTCGTCATGCACTCTGTTTCAAAGCAGTCGCTCCATCCCTTTACCCAGTCAGGGGGCTCCAACTCCCCATCCCCCATTTATTACTCTTTCCAGGACCAGCCTGTGGGGAGTAGTTATTGGTGGGATGACCCGGCGTAGTGGGCGGGGGTCTTTCCACTCATCGCCCCTCGCACCTGACCCCCAGTGCGCATgcggagcagcagcagcaggtggcGCAGCAGCCGGGGTCTCCCGCGCGCCAGACCTGCCTCTTGCCCTTCTTGCCCTTGCACCTCGCTTCTCCCCTGAGATTTATCTCCCGTCTTGAAAGCATCGCCCTGGGGTTAATGTTTGCCTAGGACTGAGCATGTATTTTCCACTCTTGCcgggagaaaaggagaagagaaaggaggccgAGAAAAGGGCAGCGCAAAAGGCAGACTAGACTGAAAAAGAGGAACTGAAATTTACACACCAGCACGCAGgggtgtatgcacacacacacacgtccttCAACTGCCAATAACGAGAAAAAGGTGCTGGGAGGAGTCAGTAGGGGATGGTAAGCCAACCAAAAGAAACAACCTGACCTACCTTGggtgggtttgtggctcagtggtagagcgcttgcctagcatgtgtgaaggactgggtttgatcctcataaAAATATgatccacataaaaataaataaaataaaggtattgtgtccatctacaaccaaaaaaaatacttaaaaaaaaagactctacCTTTCTTGCCCCAAGTCACTGAGCCCTTGGGTGCTGCATGCAGCATGGTGTCCACCTGCTCATATATTCGCAGCAGGGACCCTCCCTTTCTCACTCCAGCACCCTGTCAGTGTAGTATCCCAGAGGTACTCCAGCTATGGCCATAAACCCCAGTGGAAAGCTGGAGACTGTGGCTGTCTCCAATCCTGAGGGGCTCCCCACCTGGGATGCCCAGGTGCTAGCCAGGCCACCCCATGCCCTAAGTGGTTCTCAGAGCATCTTCACACTGCCTGTTCTTGTTTTTCCTGAAATTCTGGACTTACTGATTATATCACTGGCTATGACTTCTAAAGATATAGGTGTGGTTGTGTATCGCTGGAACTACAGGATATGAATCTGCACATAGAAGAGTTCCTGGCATAATCTACCCTCGTTGTTCCCAGAGGAGAAGGTGTGTTCGGGGAGGGGGGTCAATGGTGGCTACTGGCCAGCAGACCATTGCTGAGAGCCCATAACAGTCCACATGCCTCCCTGAGTCTGTACCCACTAGTGTGTTCTCACTTTCTGGCTTAAGAGATGATTTTCCCTTCTACTAAACACCAACCCCTCCATTTGTGTTCTTGAATCCCCCTGCACCCCCTTTCTTTCTCAGACTTTGCTTCTGCAATTTCAGATATCCTTTTGTGCACCCCCATCCTCATCCAAACACACCTTAGAATGTCTCATCCCATAAACAAAACTGAAGTCTTCCTTTGATTCCCTTTTGTCCTCTAAattctccttccctttttcctgTCTTCAAAGGAGTTGTCTAGTGGTCTTCTTTCTCACCTCTCTTTCTAGATTTACTCTATCAAGCTTTGGCCCCACCCCCCAAACCAACCTGTGTTTCTGAAGATCAATAGAAGACAGGCATCTTGCCTGAGCACAATGGGCATCCTCTTCATTTTCAACCTCTACTGAACATGTCACATGGTTGGCTCTCATCGACACTCCTTTGGAGACATCCTTGCCTACATTGATCTTGCTCCGCCAGCTCTACTCTGAAGTACTCTAGTATTCAGGACTCACAttgcttcctttctccatttaCCCAGACACACTATGTGCTCGAATCCAGTCCTGTGATTCTAAATACCATTGATTCTTTGATGACACCCAGATCTAGGTTAGCACGTAGCTTTTCATTGAGTTCCTTTGCTATGTTCCAACTAAGTACTCACCAATTTCATTTGGATGGTCATTAAGCATCTCAGATGTAACAAACTCTCTTCTTCCATCCCATCCTCTCAATTCTAGGTCTTCAGCACCTCAGAAAATGTCACCACCACCCACCCAGTTGCTCAGACGAAAACTTAGGAGTTATCCTTTATATTCTTTGTTTCTGATCTGCCTCCCTACCCATCAGATCCACTAAAAAGACACCCTGTTGGCTCTAACATCTGTTCTAAAAATAAACTGACATCTCTCTATCTTTACTACCCCAATCATAGTCTAAGCAAATCCATTGCTCACTTTACTACCGCAACACTCCCTGGACCTGATCTCCCCGTATCTGATGTGGTTCCCCCACAACTATTCTAAAAGGTAAGTACAATGGCAACTCACTGCTCTTAGAGAAAACCAAAGTCTTTACCTAAAAAGTTCTACTGAC includes the following:
- the Urad gene encoding putative 2-oxo-4-hydroxy-4-carboxy-5-ureidoimidazoline decarboxylase isoform X1, whose protein sequence is MLAMVIIITDNQHLSNFYHWCVPGKRSTTEPQTHPSRGWTRGAEENYSNVQWPRGRTPMGGVESNGVREVGLLEGILRCHPDLAGREQQRGTLSAESQREQSGAGLTSLGADERQQLAKLNAQYRARFGFPFVLAARLSDRAAVPGELERRLHSQPAQELRTALGEVKKIGHLRLADLLDADSSRL
- the Urad gene encoding putative 2-oxo-4-hydroxy-4-carboxy-5-ureidoimidazoline decarboxylase isoform X2; the protein is MNIEKVNSMDFGEFVDVFGNVIERCPLIAAAVWSQRPFSDLEDLEKHFFAFIDALPQSGQEGILRCHPDLAGREQQRGTLSAESQREQSGAGLTSLGADERQQLAKLNAQYRARFGFPFVLAARLSDRAAVPGELERRLHSQPAQELRTALGEVKKIGHLRLADLLDADSSRL
- the Urad gene encoding putative 2-oxo-4-hydroxy-4-carboxy-5-ureidoimidazoline decarboxylase isoform X3, producing the protein MLSGRGWTRGAEENYSNVQWPRGRTPMGGVESNGVREVGLLEGILRCHPDLAGREQQRGTLSAESQREQSGAGLTSLGADERQQLAKLNAQYRARFGFPFVLAARLSDRAAVPGELERRLHSQPAQELRTALGEVKKIGHLRLADLLDADSSRL